Within Cloacibacillus sp., the genomic segment TCCGGTCCTGCCGGCCGTTTAGTCCCGTGCTGTCGTCTTTATAAGTCATCTGCCCTCTTCCAATCCTGCCTCTGTTCATTAACGGAGCCACCGCAAACAAAAGTGATGCTTGCTCATAATATTACAGCTTATAATCTTTATCATAATATTACATAGCCTTTAAAAAGTCCACTTTGCCGCGCGGAGAAAAATTTTTGGTCTTTCGTCCTTATCTCTCCCGTTCCTACATCAGAGCGAGGGCATCTTATTTTTATTCGACGGCGATATAAAGGCGCCGGCAAGCGCGGGCGGGAGCGGCAGGTTTTCATGCGTTTGCCTAGTTCCGGCACGCTGTTATGCGAGGGCAAAATTAAAATTATGCAGTATGTTATAATTGAAGTACTAGTTGTGTGGTGATAATAATTGAAATCAAAAAATCTATATATGCTGACCTACGGATATCTCCTTACAAAAATCTATTTTGGCCTTTACTCAAAGGGACGCCCGCTGCCCTCCATCCACCGTCTGTCACAGCTGCTGGGAGTATCGACAGTGACAGTGCAGGGCGCGCTGAAAATGCTTCAGCGGGGAAAATATATTTCCGGCTCGGAGCTGGGGCGCACGGTCATCTACGACCAAGAGGCAAAAAACGGCCTGCCTGCCGGCATCCTCGCCAGAGAGGAGGTGCTGCGCGATATCTATCAGGGATTCGCGCTGATCCTGCCCCCCATATTTTACGACGGCTTTCGCCGCTGTGATGAAAAAGATCTTGACCGGCTTGAGAAGATACTTGAAAAGGGCGCCTCCTTTTGTGACGAAGCGGTCACAGCTTTTCTTGCGTACCTGATAAATAAGCTTCGCAATCCGCTGATACTTGACCTGTACCATGACATAAGCCTCTACTCTTACCCAACGCATATCGCTCGCTGTGCGGCGGATATCGGACACTGGAGGGATAATTACGAAAGACTGTGGGCAGTCCTCAAAGAAATGGTTTCGCTTGCGCGGCGGGAAGATTTTACCGCTCTTCGCTCTTTACTTGAACGGACCTACTTTGACTACGATCCGGAATATGCCTCCCACCCGCTGTCAGACTCCTTTAATAGCCCCTACAGATGGGGCAAGCCGCGGCTCTGCAACCTGGCGGCGGCGGAAATCATCCGCTCTGTCGACAACGGCGGATATCCCATCGGCACCCTTCTCCCATCCGCCGCCGCGCTCTCCGCAAACTTGGGATACACGCTGATCACGACACGGCGGGCGTTGTCGCTGCTCAACGGCTTCGGAGTAACGAAATCATTAAACGGCAGAGGATCGCTGGTTCTTGGCGCGGACGAGGGACGGCTCCGCGTAAAATGGCACGAACCCTCAGTGAGAAAAAACATTCTCTCCTATCTGCAGGCCATTCAAATGCTGGCCGTCACCGGCCGGTCTGTCGCCGAATCGGTATTCCCCCACATAAAAGCCGGT encodes:
- a CDS encoding GntR family transcriptional regulator, coding for MLTYGYLLTKIYFGLYSKGRPLPSIHRLSQLLGVSTVTVQGALKMLQRGKYISGSELGRTVIYDQEAKNGLPAGILAREEVLRDIYQGFALILPPIFYDGFRRCDEKDLDRLEKILEKGASFCDEAVTAFLAYLINKLRNPLILDLYHDISLYSYPTHIARCAADIGHWRDNYERLWAVLKEMVSLARREDFTALRSLLERTYFDYDPEYASHPLSDSFNSPYRWGKPRLCNLAAAEIIRSVDNGGYPIGTLLPSAAALSANLGYTLITTRRALSLLNGFGVTKSLNGRGSLVLGADEGRLRVKWHEPSVRKNILSYLQAIQMLAVTGRSVAESVFPHIKAGSFEAAKRDIQEAAASGCHTAATAAIAVCLRLIIGGSPYSSTKEVYGHLRELAVWGYPLSYIPPYPELESFVEMLLRGIEERSGKSFSDGLEGLCRTIFYSSREKMVSVGIAEAGRLELL